The Flavobacteriaceae bacterium 3519-10 genome includes a window with the following:
- a CDS encoding Metal-dependent hydrolases of the beta-lactamase superfamily I; PhnP protein, with protein sequence MKLKFLGSGTSQGIPVIGCHCEVCSSTDHRDRRMRSSALVSTNSNKKILIDCGPDFRFQMLDNQEDNIDAVMLTHEHNDHVIGLDDLRPLIFKNRHDMPLYCSARVGNEIKQRFSYAFADVKYPGAPSFQLHEINGSFTLFDVEITPVEVMHHLIPIYGFKVNKLAYITDASAISDAEKEKLRNLDYLILNCIRKEHPHPAHFILPQILELNKELQPKKMYLTHISHHLGRHAQTESELPENVHLAYDGLELEF encoded by the coding sequence ATGAAGTTGAAATTTTTAGGGAGCGGAACCTCACAGGGAATCCCCGTAATAGGCTGCCATTGCGAAGTTTGCTCTTCAACCGACCACCGCGACAGGCGTATGCGCTCCTCGGCTCTCGTGAGCACAAATTCCAACAAAAAAATACTTATTGACTGCGGCCCTGACTTCAGATTTCAAATGCTTGACAATCAGGAAGACAATATTGACGCCGTAATGCTGACCCATGAACACAACGATCACGTGATTGGTCTGGATGACCTTCGGCCGCTGATCTTTAAAAACAGACATGACATGCCTTTGTACTGTTCTGCGAGGGTAGGTAACGAAATAAAGCAACGTTTTTCGTACGCGTTTGCAGATGTAAAATATCCGGGGGCACCTTCATTTCAGTTACACGAAATCAATGGTTCTTTCACCCTTTTCGACGTAGAAATAACGCCGGTGGAGGTGATGCATCATTTAATCCCTATTTATGGATTCAAAGTCAATAAACTCGCCTACATAACAGACGCGAGTGCTATTTCGGACGCGGAGAAGGAAAAGTTGCGTAATCTTGACTATCTGATCCTGAACTGTATCCGAAAAGAGCATCCGCATCCCGCCCACTTTATTTTGCCGCAGATTCTTGAGCTTAACAAGGAGTTGCAGCCGAAAAAGATGTATCTCACGCACATTTCTCATCATCTGGGTCGCCACGCACAGACTGAATCTGAACTGCCTGAAAATGTACATCTGGCTTATGATGGTTTGGAACTGGAGTTTTAA
- a CDS encoding Nicotinamide mononucleotide adenylyltransferase yields MHVINQKLTPKQKALAINLDANIYGTFAEIGAGQETVRHFFRAGGASRTIAKAMSAYDKDFSDAIYGKEAKNRYVTQNRLRKMLRYEVSLIEERLTRDNNPGRKFFSYANTVTTINFNKTMKGHGWVGLRFQLDEKEDYNEIVLHVKFMENDATLQQETLGSLGVNLIYGAYNLSDNPRHLIESLYDDISTDNVEIDMIDFSGPAFAYVDNRLMSLQLVKNGMTDAVIFNPEGNNMLPADVLYKKNIFAVRGSFRPVTLVNIDMFERGLEMFTKDTCCSFEDTVVLFEITISNLRAAGDIDERDFLDRVDVLAKLGYTVIISNFSEYYRLIDYFANYTNGKIGVAMGVNNLLDVFDENYYKNLSGGILEAFGKFFRQDMTVYLYPYKDPETHDLLTSNNLKVGDNLKELYKYFKLNRRIVDIKDYNPNHSEIYSRDILHKIANHESGWQKQVPDGVAEMIIERGMFGYKEELKLKEFS; encoded by the coding sequence TTGCACGTGATTAATCAGAAACTAACACCTAAGCAGAAAGCTTTAGCCATCAATTTAGACGCGAATATCTACGGAACTTTCGCTGAAATCGGTGCAGGTCAGGAAACTGTCCGTCACTTTTTCAGGGCAGGTGGCGCATCGCGTACAATTGCAAAGGCGATGTCGGCGTATGATAAGGATTTCAGTGATGCAATTTATGGTAAAGAGGCTAAAAACCGCTATGTTACCCAAAACCGTCTGCGCAAGATGCTGCGCTACGAGGTTTCGCTTATTGAAGAAAGACTTACGCGCGACAACAACCCTGGCAGAAAGTTCTTTTCCTATGCCAACACGGTTACCACCATCAACTTCAACAAAACCATGAAGGGCCATGGCTGGGTAGGCCTGCGCTTCCAGCTTGACGAAAAGGAAGATTACAACGAGATTGTTCTCCACGTAAAGTTTATGGAAAACGATGCTACCCTGCAGCAGGAAACTTTAGGCAGTCTTGGCGTAAACCTTATTTACGGCGCTTATAACCTTTCGGATAATCCCCGTCACCTCATCGAATCCCTGTACGACGACATATCCACAGATAATGTGGAAATAGATATGATTGATTTCAGCGGACCCGCATTTGCATATGTCGACAACCGTTTAATGAGCCTCCAGCTTGTGAAAAACGGCATGACAGACGCTGTGATTTTCAATCCTGAGGGTAATAATATGCTGCCCGCTGATGTACTTTATAAGAAAAACATTTTCGCTGTACGTGGCAGTTTCCGGCCGGTTACGCTGGTGAATATCGATATGTTCGAACGTGGCCTTGAGATGTTTACTAAGGACACCTGCTGCAGCTTCGAAGATACCGTCGTTCTTTTTGAAATTACCATTTCGAATCTTCGCGCCGCCGGCGATATTGACGAACGGGATTTCCTCGATCGCGTGGACGTTCTGGCTAAACTCGGCTATACTGTAATCATTTCGAATTTTTCTGAATATTACCGTCTCATCGATTATTTCGCGAACTACACCAACGGCAAAATTGGTGTGGCAATGGGCGTAAATAACCTGTTGGATGTATTTGATGAGAACTATTACAAAAATCTTTCAGGCGGAATCCTCGAAGCGTTCGGGAAATTCTTCCGACAGGACATGACGGTCTATCTGTACCCGTACAAAGACCCTGAAACCCACGATTTACTTACTTCGAACAACCTTAAAGTAGGCGATAACCTCAAAGAACTTTACAAATACTTCAAGTTGAACCGCAGAATTGTAGACATCAAAGATTATAACCCTAACCACTCCGAAATTTACTCCCGCGATATCCTTCATAAGATAGCGAATCACGAGTCGGGATGGCAGAAACAGGTGCCGGATGGCGTAGCCGAAATGATTATTGAACGCGGAATGTTTGGCTACAAAGAAGAACTGAAACTGAAAGAATTCTCCTAA
- a CDS encoding GAF domain-containing protein, translating into MSEIKKRLSIILESPNHDLNDKLQKVCHLLDQEIPYFNWTGFYFKNGDKDELILGPYVGAETDHTIIPFGKGICGQVAVSNETFVVPDVHDQDNYLSCSIDTKAEIVVPIIKNGENVGQIDIDSHTLNPFTAEDREMLEWLCDEIAKIY; encoded by the coding sequence ATGTCTGAAATAAAAAAGCGTCTTTCCATCATCCTGGAAAGCCCCAATCATGATTTAAATGACAAACTGCAAAAAGTATGTCACCTTCTCGACCAGGAGATTCCTTATTTTAACTGGACGGGTTTTTACTTTAAAAACGGCGACAAAGACGAACTTATTTTAGGGCCTTATGTAGGCGCAGAAACGGATCACACGATTATACCGTTCGGAAAAGGCATTTGCGGACAGGTAGCCGTGTCTAATGAAACTTTTGTTGTGCCCGATGTGCATGATCAGGACAATTACCTGAGCTGCTCTATCGATACAAAAGCTGAAATCGTAGTTCCTATAATTAAAAATGGCGAGAATGTCGGTCAGATCGATATCGATTCACACACATTGAATCCGTTTACCGCTGAAGACCGGGAGATGCTTGAATGGCTTTGCGACGAAATCGCGAAGATTTACTGA
- a CDS encoding acetyltransferase, GNAT family, translated as MPFQSGLATCTNNAHLYKNAIFAALKYLKMLKIRKANPSDTPVIFDLIKKLAVYEKLANDVVTSVEELEDNIFNKNFAKVLMAEDDGKPAGFALYFYNFSTFVGKPGIYLEDLFVEPEYRGKGYGKSLLVELAKIAKEENCGRFEWSVLDWNTPALEFYKSFGAKPMEDWSVFRLDEKGIAALAG; from the coding sequence ATGCCGTTTCAATCGGGGCTTGCGACCTGTACAAATAATGCTCACTTGTATAAAAACGCTATTTTTGCTGCTTTAAAATATCTCAAAATGCTTAAAATTCGGAAAGCCAATCCAAGTGACACCCCAGTGATTTTTGATCTGATTAAAAAACTCGCAGTGTACGAAAAACTCGCAAACGACGTAGTAACTTCCGTGGAAGAACTCGAGGATAATATTTTCAATAAAAATTTCGCCAAAGTCCTGATGGCGGAGGACGACGGAAAGCCCGCTGGATTTGCGCTATACTTCTATAATTTTTCGACTTTTGTAGGTAAGCCGGGGATTTATCTCGAAGACTTATTTGTAGAACCCGAATACCGCGGAAAAGGCTACGGAAAATCGCTGTTGGTTGAATTAGCTAAAATTGCAAAAGAAGAAAATTGCGGCCGTTTCGAATGGTCGGTTTTAGACTGGAATACACCCGCACTTGAATTTTACAAATCATTTGGTGCCAAACCGATGGAGGATTGGTCGGTGTTCCGGTTAGATGAAAAGGGTATCGCTGCTCTGGCAGGATAG
- a CDS encoding Dihydrolipoamide acyltransferase component of branched-chain alpha-keto acid dehydrogenase complex has translation MAEYKLILPSMGEGVMEATIISWLFAEGDMVKEDDSVVEIATDKVDSDVPTPVSGKIVKILKQKDEVAKIGEVIAILEIAGEGGAVADQPQEPKHADEVQTDIPQLSEQEIQELDKTLERATPQAFTGDLYLSPLVKNIAQQENISENELKSIKGTGMDGRITKENILAFIENRTSQPAPAVAAPQTVAAPVQAAAPVFAPVKVGEGDEVIQMDRVRKIIADAMVNSKRISPHVTSFIETDVTNVVKWRTKHKDIFEKREGEKLTYMPIFVKAIVKAIQDFPMINVSVDGDKIIKKKNINIGMATALPDGNLIVPVIKNADQLSLSGLAKAINDLAHRARNKKLRPEDTQGATYTISNVGGFGNLMGTPIIPQPQVAIMAVGAIVKKPAVLETKDGDVIAIRSLMFMSHSYDHRVVDGSLGGMFLKHVHDYLQNWDLNTEI, from the coding sequence ATGGCAGAATATAAATTAATACTTCCTTCAATGGGAGAGGGCGTGATGGAAGCTACGATTATCAGCTGGCTGTTCGCTGAAGGCGACATGGTGAAGGAAGATGATTCCGTCGTAGAAATCGCAACAGACAAAGTAGATTCTGATGTTCCAACACCTGTTTCCGGGAAGATTGTGAAAATCCTGAAACAGAAGGATGAAGTAGCTAAAATCGGCGAGGTAATTGCGATCCTCGAAATTGCTGGCGAAGGTGGCGCTGTAGCAGACCAACCGCAGGAGCCGAAACACGCTGATGAGGTGCAGACCGACATCCCTCAACTGTCCGAGCAGGAAATTCAGGAACTCGATAAAACTTTAGAAAGAGCCACACCACAGGCCTTCACGGGTGATCTTTACCTTTCACCACTGGTCAAAAATATCGCGCAGCAGGAAAATATTTCAGAAAATGAATTGAAATCAATCAAAGGAACCGGCATGGATGGCCGGATCACCAAGGAAAATATCCTGGCCTTTATCGAAAACCGTACTTCTCAACCCGCTCCTGCGGTTGCTGCACCACAAACGGTGGCTGCTCCAGTGCAGGCTGCCGCACCTGTTTTCGCACCTGTGAAAGTAGGAGAGGGCGATGAAGTAATTCAGATGGACCGCGTTCGTAAGATCATTGCTGATGCAATGGTAAATTCAAAAAGAATCTCTCCGCACGTCACGTCATTCATTGAAACCGACGTAACCAACGTGGTGAAATGGCGTACGAAACATAAAGATATTTTCGAGAAAAGAGAGGGCGAAAAACTCACCTACATGCCGATTTTCGTGAAAGCCATTGTGAAAGCAATTCAAGATTTCCCGATGATTAACGTGTCGGTGGATGGCGATAAAATCATTAAAAAGAAAAACATCAATATCGGGATGGCCACAGCGCTTCCGGACGGTAATTTAATTGTTCCGGTGATTAAAAACGCTGATCAACTGTCACTTTCAGGCCTTGCGAAAGCAATTAACGATCTTGCGCACCGCGCCAGAAATAAAAAACTCAGACCTGAAGACACGCAGGGCGCAACGTATACCATTTCCAACGTTGGCGGATTCGGAAACCTTATGGGAACGCCTATTATTCCTCAGCCGCAGGTCGCAATTATGGCCGTGGGCGCAATTGTGAAAAAACCTGCAGTGCTCGAAACTAAAGACGGTGACGTGATAGCCATCCGGAGCCTGATGTTCATGTCACATTCTTACGATCACCGCGTGGTAGACGGCTCTCTGGGCGGCATGTTCCTCAAGCACGTTCACGATTATCTGCAGAACTGGGATCTAAATACAGAGATTTAA
- a CDS encoding Octanoate-[acyl-carrier-protein]-protein-N-octan oyltransferase has product MSAKQNRTLLLEDLGLMNYEDAHSYQDQLMQQIIAMKLANRVKTDEEREKTPNYLLFVEHPHVYTIGKSGDGANMLADSQKLKEIGATFVQTNRGGDITYHGFGQLIGYPVLDLDNFASDIFLYMRNLEEVIIRVIAEYGLTGMRSEGETGVWLDVGKPYARKICAMGVKTSKWVTMHGFGLNVNTDLRYFEYIIPCGIKDKAVTSLKSELEREFSADDISELKTKIKNHFCDVFEAEIVQKTLEPR; this is encoded by the coding sequence ATGTCAGCTAAACAGAACAGAACTTTACTTTTGGAGGATTTGGGGTTAATGAATTACGAAGACGCGCACAGCTATCAGGACCAACTGATGCAGCAGATTATCGCCATGAAGCTCGCAAACCGCGTAAAAACTGATGAAGAGCGCGAAAAGACGCCTAATTATTTGCTGTTTGTAGAGCATCCGCACGTGTACACGATCGGGAAATCCGGCGATGGCGCCAATATGCTCGCAGACTCTCAAAAATTAAAAGAAATAGGTGCCACTTTTGTGCAGACCAATCGCGGCGGGGATATTACCTATCACGGTTTCGGGCAGTTGATTGGCTATCCGGTTCTGGATCTTGACAATTTCGCGTCTGATATATTTCTCTACATGCGGAACCTAGAGGAGGTGATCATCCGTGTAATTGCTGAATACGGCCTAACCGGAATGCGCAGTGAAGGCGAAACCGGCGTTTGGCTGGACGTAGGCAAACCGTATGCACGTAAAATCTGTGCGATGGGCGTTAAAACTTCTAAATGGGTCACGATGCACGGTTTCGGCCTGAATGTAAATACAGATCTGCGTTATTTTGAGTACATCATCCCGTGCGGAATTAAAGATAAAGCCGTTACGTCCCTTAAAAGTGAACTTGAACGTGAATTTTCTGCAGATGACATTTCAGAATTAAAAACGAAGATCAAAAATCATTTTTGCGACGTTTTTGAGGCTGAAATCGTTCAGAAAACTTTGGAGCCGCGGTAA
- a CDS encoding Tryptophan synthase alpha chain: MINTDKMQFAASNIPKEKKLSIYFTAGVPELESTGEVLKLIQDAGAELVEIGMPYSDPVADGPVIQHAHERALKNGMTVAKLFEQLKKVKDEIKIPVILMGYINPVLTFGFENFCSECADSGVSGLIIPDVPPIEFEKNCRAVLKKYNLTFTFLVTPETSDERILYLDSLSSGFLYAVSSSSTTGNATKDVNNEGYLTRLAELNLKNPVMIGFGIKNKADFSKVTAKAAGGIIGTAFVNILLSDEDWRTASRNFIQKVIN; this comes from the coding sequence ATGATTAACACAGATAAAATGCAATTTGCAGCGTCCAACATTCCGAAAGAAAAAAAGCTGAGTATTTATTTTACGGCTGGTGTCCCCGAGCTTGAGAGCACCGGCGAAGTTTTAAAACTGATTCAGGATGCCGGTGCAGAATTGGTGGAAATCGGGATGCCGTATTCCGACCCTGTGGCAGACGGCCCCGTGATTCAACACGCACATGAGCGCGCTCTGAAAAACGGAATGACGGTCGCTAAGCTATTTGAACAACTGAAAAAGGTAAAAGATGAAATTAAAATCCCGGTAATTTTAATGGGTTACATTAATCCGGTCCTGACTTTCGGCTTTGAGAACTTCTGTAGCGAATGTGCTGATTCGGGTGTATCGGGATTGATTATTCCCGATGTACCTCCTATCGAATTTGAAAAAAACTGTCGCGCTGTGCTCAAAAAATACAATCTTACTTTTACATTTCTCGTGACACCCGAAACTTCAGATGAACGCATACTTTATCTAGATTCATTAAGTTCCGGCTTTCTTTACGCGGTTTCAAGTTCTTCAACAACGGGCAATGCAACGAAAGATGTTAATAATGAAGGGTACTTAACGCGGCTTGCTGAGTTGAATTTAAAAAATCCGGTGATGATTGGTTTCGGGATTAAGAATAAGGCAGATTTCAGCAAAGTGACGGCAAAAGCCGCAGGCGGAATCATCGGGACGGCATTTGTAAATATCCTGCTTTCCGATGAAGACTGGCGTACAGCATCGCGGAATTTTATTCAGAAGGTCATTAATTAA
- a CDS encoding Tryptophan synthase beta chain has translation MENYKNPDVHGYYGEFGGAFIPEMLYPNVAELKEKYIEIIESAEFQEEFQDLLKNYVGRATPLYLAKNLSQKYYTQIYLKREDLNHTGAHKINNALGQALVAKKLGKRRIIAETGAGQHGVATATACALLGLECIVYMGEVDIARQAPNVARMKMLGATIIPAVSGSKTLKDAVNEALRDWINNPTTTHYIIGSVVGPHPFPDLVARFQSVISEEIKWQLNEKIGRQNPDYVMACVGGGSNAAGAFYHFVDEPDVKIIAAEAGGFGVASGKSAATTFLGTLGVLHGSKSLVMQTADGQVIEPHSISAGLDYPGIGPFHANLFKEKRAEFVSVTDEEALEAAMELTKLEGIIPALESAHALALLKKKTFAEDDVVVICLSGRGDKDMETYLKHL, from the coding sequence ATGGAAAATTATAAAAACCCGGATGTACACGGATATTACGGCGAATTCGGCGGCGCTTTCATTCCTGAAATGTTGTATCCTAACGTGGCAGAACTTAAGGAAAAATATATAGAGATTATTGAATCTGCAGAATTTCAGGAAGAGTTTCAGGACCTGCTGAAAAACTATGTAGGGCGAGCAACACCGCTCTATTTGGCCAAAAACTTAAGCCAAAAATATTACACGCAGATCTATCTCAAACGTGAAGATCTGAATCACACCGGTGCGCACAAGATCAACAATGCGCTCGGACAGGCTTTGGTGGCTAAAAAACTCGGGAAGCGACGTATCATTGCAGAAACAGGCGCGGGCCAGCACGGAGTGGCAACCGCTACCGCATGTGCGCTGTTGGGTCTTGAATGCATTGTGTACATGGGCGAAGTTGATATTGCACGCCAGGCTCCCAACGTCGCCAGAATGAAAATGCTCGGCGCAACAATAATTCCGGCAGTTTCGGGCTCCAAAACGCTGAAAGACGCCGTGAATGAAGCGTTACGCGACTGGATTAATAATCCAACAACTACGCATTATATCATTGGAAGCGTGGTAGGTCCGCATCCTTTTCCCGATTTGGTTGCGCGTTTCCAGAGTGTGATTTCGGAAGAGATAAAATGGCAACTAAACGAAAAGATTGGCCGCCAAAATCCAGATTATGTAATGGCGTGCGTAGGTGGCGGAAGCAATGCCGCAGGTGCTTTTTACCATTTTGTGGACGAGCCGGACGTGAAAATAATTGCGGCAGAAGCCGGTGGTTTCGGAGTGGCTTCAGGTAAATCTGCCGCCACTACTTTTCTCGGTACATTGGGCGTTTTGCATGGCAGCAAAAGTTTGGTGATGCAAACCGCCGACGGGCAGGTAATTGAGCCGCACTCGATTTCTGCAGGACTTGATTATCCCGGAATTGGGCCTTTCCACGCGAATCTGTTTAAGGAAAAACGCGCTGAATTTGTTTCCGTCACGGACGAAGAGGCACTTGAAGCCGCAATGGAGCTCACAAAACTTGAGGGAATTATTCCGGCGCTCGAAAGTGCACATGCATTGGCGCTCTTAAAAAAGAAAACGTTCGCCGAAGATGATGTGGTGGTGATCTGCCTGAGTGGTCGGGGCGACAAAGACATGGAGACTTATCTAAAACATTTATAG
- a CDS encoding Phosphoribosylanthranilate isomerase translates to MKLKVCGLTQPNQVQELISLDVDFLGFIFYAKSPRYVLNHLNLKQISELDHSGKVGVFVNETAQNIAAIAEKATLNYIQLHGDEDENFIDELRDKLVDKEIKIIKVFRIGTDVEKLKFTTQNSLADFFLFDTDSASFGGTGKSFGWQLLNELEIQKPYLLSGGISPENFKDIHNIIQSPFALDINSKFETEPGVKDLQKIKQFYGKL, encoded by the coding sequence ATGAAACTTAAAGTCTGTGGTCTTACCCAACCCAATCAGGTTCAGGAGTTAATTTCTTTGGATGTAGATTTTCTGGGCTTTATTTTCTACGCGAAATCTCCGAGATATGTTCTTAATCATTTAAACCTGAAACAGATTTCGGAACTTGATCATTCGGGGAAAGTCGGAGTTTTTGTGAACGAGACCGCTCAAAATATTGCAGCAATTGCTGAAAAGGCCACGCTGAACTACATCCAGCTTCATGGCGACGAAGACGAAAACTTCATTGATGAGTTGCGGGATAAGCTTGTTGATAAAGAAATAAAAATTATAAAAGTTTTCAGAATAGGAACGGACGTCGAAAAATTAAAATTCACCACACAAAATTCGTTGGCAGATTTTTTCCTTTTCGACACCGATTCAGCATCATTCGGCGGCACCGGCAAATCATTCGGTTGGCAATTGCTGAATGAACTGGAAATTCAAAAGCCCTATTTGCTAAGCGGCGGAATTTCACCCGAAAACTTCAAAGACATTCATAACATAATACAAAGTCCGTTTGCGCTCGACATCAATTCTAAGTTTGAAACAGAACCCGGCGTAAAAGACCTTCAAAAAATAAAACAATTCTATGGAAAATTATAA
- a CDS encoding Indole-3-glycerol phosphate synthase produces the protein MTILDQIIKRKKEEIAAAMASVSVSELKDAAFFSRKTLSLKETLTAKSGIITEFKRQSPSKGIINNKADIAQVAHSYEKFGASGISVLTDRDFFGGEMRDIINIREQINIPILRKDFMIDEYQFYEAKSMGADVILLIAACLSVQQVEEFTALSHQLGLEVLLEIHIEDELSHFNNNIDLVGINNRNLKDFKVDLQHSVNLRNLLPKGSLAVAESGISGPEDFEFLKQKGFDGFLMGEYFMKNENPGAAFQEFIAKIHPNN, from the coding sequence ATGACCATTTTAGATCAAATAATAAAAAGAAAAAAAGAGGAAATTGCAGCCGCCATGGCATCCGTTTCTGTTTCGGAACTTAAAGATGCTGCATTTTTCAGCCGCAAAACGCTCTCATTAAAGGAAACACTCACTGCGAAATCCGGAATCATTACTGAATTTAAAAGACAGTCGCCGAGCAAAGGAATCATCAATAATAAAGCGGACATTGCACAGGTGGCGCATTCTTATGAGAAATTTGGGGCAAGTGGAATTTCGGTTTTAACAGATAGAGATTTTTTTGGCGGTGAAATGCGTGATATCATAAACATCCGCGAACAGATCAATATCCCGATCCTGCGCAAAGATTTTATGATCGACGAGTATCAGTTTTACGAAGCCAAATCGATGGGTGCAGACGTTATCTTGCTGATCGCCGCGTGCCTTTCTGTTCAGCAGGTTGAGGAATTTACGGCGCTTTCTCATCAACTCGGGTTAGAGGTTTTGCTTGAAATTCATATCGAAGACGAACTCAGCCATTTTAACAATAACATCGACTTAGTCGGAATTAACAACCGGAATCTGAAAGATTTTAAGGTTGATCTACAACATTCTGTGAACCTCAGGAATCTTTTGCCCAAAGGAAGTTTAGCGGTTGCGGAAAGCGGAATTTCAGGACCGGAAGATTTCGAATTTTTAAAGCAAAAAGGCTTTGACGGTTTTTTAATGGGCGAATATTTCATGAAAAATGAAAATCCAGGTGCTGCTTTTCAAGAATTTATCGCCAAAATTCATCCAAATAACTGA
- a CDS encoding Anthranilate phosphoribosyltransferase: protein MKQILQYLFNHNTLSKAEAKAILTEIAQNKFNENEVTSFVTVFLMRAITLEEMEGFQEALLRLAVPVDLGTDDLVDIVGTGGDGKDTFNISTLASFVVAGAGQKVAKHGNYGVTSVSGSSNVLEELGYQFKTNSEDLQKDLAKGNICFLHAPLFHPALRAVAPLRKGLGLRTFFNILGPLVNPAKPKFPMIGVYSLEIARIYQYLLQKKHENFLLVHALDGYDEISLTSDTKIFEPEGEFIYSAEELGFRNISPEAIFGGNSKQEAAVIFKTILEGKGSYEQNSVVLANAAMALKNTGKFGGYENCLTLAKNSLENGHALRCLNNIID from the coding sequence ATGAAACAGATTTTACAATATTTATTCAACCATAATACGCTCTCCAAAGCCGAAGCGAAAGCTATTCTTACCGAAATTGCGCAGAACAAATTCAATGAAAACGAAGTAACATCGTTCGTCACGGTTTTCCTGATGCGCGCGATCACGCTCGAGGAAATGGAGGGATTTCAGGAGGCGCTGCTGCGGCTTGCGGTTCCTGTAGACCTCGGAACTGATGATTTAGTCGATATCGTGGGTACAGGCGGCGACGGAAAAGATACTTTCAATATTTCTACGCTCGCATCATTTGTGGTGGCAGGAGCGGGGCAGAAAGTCGCCAAACACGGCAACTACGGCGTTACGTCAGTTTCTGGTTCGTCGAACGTGCTTGAAGAACTTGGCTATCAGTTCAAAACAAATTCCGAAGATCTGCAGAAAGATTTGGCGAAAGGCAATATCTGTTTTCTGCACGCGCCTCTTTTTCATCCGGCTTTACGGGCGGTTGCACCTTTGCGGAAAGGGCTCGGCTTACGGACGTTTTTCAATATCCTGGGCCCGCTCGTAAATCCTGCGAAACCTAAATTCCCGATGATCGGCGTGTATAGTCTGGAGATCGCACGGATCTATCAATATCTACTGCAGAAAAAACACGAAAATTTTCTGCTTGTGCACGCGCTGGACGGCTACGACGAGATTTCACTCACTTCCGACACCAAGATTTTCGAGCCCGAAGGTGAATTTATCTATTCTGCTGAAGAATTAGGCTTCCGAAACATTAGTCCCGAAGCGATTTTTGGGGGAAACTCGAAGCAGGAAGCCGCCGTGATTTTCAAAACAATTCTGGAAGGAAAAGGATCTTATGAGCAGAATTCGGTGGTACTCGCAAATGCCGCGATGGCGCTCAAAAACACCGGGAAATTTGGAGGTTACGAAAACTGCCTTACCCTTGCAAAAAACAGTTTGGAAAACGGGCACGCGCTCCGTTGTCTCAATAATATTATAGATTAA
- a CDS encoding Anthranilate synthase, amidotransferase component yields the protein MKILVFDNYDSFTYNLVQMIEQITGGKVDVFRNDGIPIENIEAYDKIILSPGPGIPEEAGILLDVIKKYAPTKSILGVCLGQQAIAEAFGGSLINLSEIFHGVATESKQIRPHRILNDLPETLEVGRYHSWAVNPTDFPEELEITSVDQSGMIMSLKHKTYNVHAVQYHPESILTPDGRKILENFLKN from the coding sequence ATGAAAATATTAGTATTCGATAATTACGACAGCTTCACCTACAATCTGGTTCAGATGATAGAGCAGATCACGGGTGGCAAAGTGGATGTTTTCCGGAATGACGGGATACCAATTGAAAACATTGAGGCCTACGACAAAATTATCCTTTCGCCCGGACCCGGAATTCCTGAAGAAGCCGGCATTTTACTCGATGTAATTAAGAAATATGCGCCTACAAAGTCTATTCTTGGGGTTTGCCTTGGCCAGCAGGCGATTGCGGAGGCATTTGGCGGCAGTTTAATTAATCTTTCGGAGATTTTTCACGGTGTTGCGACGGAATCCAAACAGATCCGGCCACACAGGATTTTAAATGATTTGCCTGAAACACTGGAAGTTGGGCGTTACCATTCGTGGGCGGTCAATCCGACGGACTTTCCCGAAGAACTCGAAATTACAAGTGTTGATCAAAGTGGGATGATTATGAGTCTGAAACACAAAACCTACAATGTACACGCGGTGCAGTATCACCCCGAGAGCATTTTAACGCCCGATGGAAGAAAGATTCTCGAAAATTTTCTAAAGAATTAA